A portion of the Stigmatella aurantiaca DW4/3-1 genome contains these proteins:
- a CDS encoding NUDIX hydrolase: MSSLPRPWQRLRRGLEHDYRIAKVRSDIFADPRTGHEHPRLLIDTPDWVNIIALTPENHIVLVRQFRFGTCESTLEIPGGLVDAGEDPAVAAARELEEETGYVPGRVEALGHVKPNPALQGNTCYSFLARDCVKQHGGRPDEGEDLVVELHPYADMPRLIREGHITHAIIVAAFHLARLHADAAR, translated from the coding sequence GTGTCCTCCCTTCCCCGCCCCTGGCAGCGCCTACGCCGTGGCCTCGAGCACGACTACCGCATCGCCAAGGTCCGCAGCGACATCTTCGCCGACCCGCGCACGGGCCACGAGCACCCGCGCCTGCTCATCGACACCCCGGACTGGGTGAACATCATCGCCCTGACGCCCGAGAACCACATCGTCCTGGTGCGGCAGTTCCGCTTCGGCACGTGCGAGAGCACCCTGGAGATTCCGGGGGGCCTGGTGGACGCCGGGGAGGACCCGGCGGTGGCCGCGGCCCGGGAGTTGGAAGAGGAGACGGGCTATGTGCCGGGCCGGGTGGAGGCGCTGGGGCACGTGAAGCCCAACCCTGCCCTCCAGGGCAACACGTGCTACTCGTTCCTCGCGCGCGATTGCGTGAAGCAGCACGGGGGCCGCCCGGACGAGGGGGAGGACCTCGTCGTGGAACTGCACCCCTACGCGGACATGCCGCGCCTCATCCGCGAGGGCCACATCACCCACGCCATCATCGTGGCCGCCTTCCACTTGGCGCGGCTGCACGCGGATGCCGCGCGCTAG
- a CDS encoding SirB1 family protein: MNFSSGFGSPLARERLVSALAADPPRLDLAALAIATLANPALDTSACLHTLDVLATRVLLEVERQFEQGESLPRLRALRHVLADIEGFRGNEKDYFSPSNSFLDQVLENKVGLPITLSVVYLEVARRAGIPLYGVAFPGHFLVACNAGDHKLVIDPFHNGDILTEHGCEELLKRVAPQLRFDSAKLTPAPVELITYRMLSNLKRVYLDRDDAERGLTVVDLLLLLAPDHPGELRTRALLLMKVGAFRSSLKDVDRCLELSPDAPDRERLELLAKELRERLEQLN, from the coding sequence GTGAACTTCTCCTCCGGATTCGGTTCTCCGCTCGCCCGGGAGCGCCTGGTCTCCGCCTTGGCCGCGGATCCACCCAGGTTGGACCTGGCGGCGCTGGCCATCGCGACCCTGGCCAACCCGGCATTGGATACCTCCGCGTGCCTGCACACGCTGGATGTACTGGCCACCCGGGTGCTGCTGGAAGTCGAGCGCCAATTCGAACAAGGGGAGTCCCTGCCCCGGCTGAGGGCCCTGCGCCACGTCCTGGCGGACATCGAGGGCTTCCGCGGCAACGAGAAGGACTACTTCTCGCCCAGCAACAGCTTCCTGGACCAGGTGCTGGAGAACAAGGTGGGCCTGCCCATCACGCTGTCGGTGGTGTACCTGGAAGTGGCCCGGCGTGCAGGCATCCCCCTGTATGGGGTGGCCTTCCCCGGCCACTTCCTGGTGGCGTGCAACGCCGGAGACCACAAGCTGGTCATCGATCCGTTCCACAACGGTGACATCCTCACCGAGCACGGGTGCGAGGAGCTGCTCAAGCGGGTGGCGCCGCAACTGCGCTTCGACAGCGCCAAGCTCACCCCCGCTCCGGTGGAGCTCATCACCTACCGGATGCTGTCCAACCTCAAGCGCGTGTACCTGGATCGCGACGACGCCGAGCGAGGACTCACCGTGGTGGACCTGCTGCTGCTGCTGGCACCGGACCACCCCGGGGAGCTGCGCACCCGCGCCCTGCTGCTGATGAAGGTGGGGGCGTTCCGCTCCTCCCTCAAGGACGTGGACCGCTGCCTGGAGCTGTCGCCCGACGCCCCCGACCGCGAGCGCCTGGAGCTGCTGGCCAAGGAGCTGCGCGAGCGGTTGGAGCAACTCAACTGA
- a CDS encoding trans-sulfuration enzyme family protein → MSSKRLKTVAVHAGSRLADSKSQPLVPAIHMSTVGWFDSSEDLDGALDGKDYVYSRISAQNTALLEEAVAALEGAEACVSYASGMAALRAVFEAQNLQRGDRVVMPGDGYGVTRALYKALCARMGVELHALSLSEAQAPGRIMELRPKFVLAESITNPLLSVPDIRALAQACEKVGAALAVDATFPSPYGQRALSLGAHYAVQSATKWLNGHSDALVGTVSASRERLAPLRSMRLLAGDVLGPFEAWLTLRGLRTLPVRMKAHCEHAAHVARRLAESPLLERVYYPGLPSHPDHAVAQAVLEGGFGPMVAFEIKGADRAESFRVLEALRLARPGPSLGDVCTLVMHAASASARRLTPEERAAAGIRESLIRVSVGLEDPDDIVEDLLGAVERRGAP, encoded by the coding sequence ATGAGTTCGAAGCGACTGAAGACGGTGGCGGTGCACGCGGGCAGCCGGCTGGCGGACAGCAAGTCCCAGCCGTTGGTGCCCGCCATTCACATGTCCACCGTGGGCTGGTTCGACAGCAGCGAGGATCTGGACGGGGCGCTGGACGGCAAGGACTACGTCTATTCGCGCATCAGCGCCCAGAACACCGCGCTGCTGGAGGAGGCGGTGGCGGCGCTGGAGGGCGCCGAGGCGTGCGTCTCCTATGCCAGTGGCATGGCGGCGCTCCGGGCCGTCTTCGAGGCGCAGAACCTCCAGCGGGGCGACCGGGTGGTGATGCCTGGGGACGGGTACGGCGTCACGCGCGCGCTCTACAAGGCCCTGTGCGCCCGCATGGGCGTGGAACTGCACGCGCTGTCCCTGTCCGAGGCCCAGGCTCCCGGGCGCATCATGGAATTGCGGCCGAAGTTCGTGCTCGCCGAGAGCATCACCAACCCGCTGCTGTCCGTGCCGGACATCCGCGCCCTGGCGCAGGCCTGCGAGAAGGTGGGCGCGGCACTCGCGGTGGACGCCACCTTTCCGTCTCCTTACGGGCAGCGGGCCTTGTCGCTCGGGGCCCACTATGCCGTCCAGTCCGCGACGAAGTGGCTCAATGGGCACAGCGATGCCCTGGTGGGCACGGTCAGCGCCTCGCGCGAGCGGCTGGCCCCGCTGCGCTCCATGCGCCTGCTGGCGGGGGATGTGCTGGGACCTTTCGAGGCCTGGCTCACCCTGCGGGGGTTGCGCACGTTGCCGGTGCGCATGAAGGCCCACTGTGAGCACGCCGCGCACGTGGCCCGGCGCCTGGCGGAGTCTCCCTTGCTGGAGCGGGTCTATTACCCGGGCCTGCCGTCCCATCCAGACCACGCGGTGGCCCAGGCGGTGCTGGAGGGAGGGTTCGGCCCCATGGTGGCCTTTGAAATCAAGGGCGCGGACCGGGCGGAGTCCTTCCGCGTGCTGGAGGCGCTGCGGCTGGCGCGCCCAGGGCCTTCGCTCGGGGACGTGTGCACGCTGGTGATGCACGCGGCCAGCGCCAGCGCGCGCCGGTTGACGCCCGAGGAGCGCGCGGCGGCGGGCATCCGCGAGAGCCTCATCCGGGTGTCGGTGGGGTTGGAGGACCCGGACGACATCGTGGAGGATCTGCTCGGCGCGGTGGAACGCAGGGGCGCGCCGTGA
- a CDS encoding cyclic nucleotide-binding domain-containing protein, translating to MDATALKKVALFEGLTQGQLAKVASIARPRSYPRGTFLFREGESGQEMFIVAGGKVRISKNVPGIGEEALGVLEEGQYFGEMSVITDNPRSADAIAHTECTVWVIQRDLLDQLMFTDKELAYVLLWTFVRTLSDRLRESNDRLKLFFATSRF from the coding sequence ATGGATGCCACTGCCCTTAAAAAGGTTGCGCTCTTCGAGGGCTTGACCCAGGGCCAGCTTGCCAAGGTGGCCTCCATCGCCCGTCCCCGCTCCTATCCCCGGGGCACCTTCCTGTTCCGCGAGGGGGAATCCGGCCAGGAGATGTTCATCGTCGCCGGGGGCAAGGTGCGCATCTCCAAGAATGTGCCGGGAATTGGCGAGGAAGCGCTCGGCGTCCTGGAAGAAGGCCAGTATTTTGGGGAAATGTCCGTTATCACGGACAACCCGCGATCGGCCGACGCCATTGCCCACACGGAGTGCACGGTGTGGGTCATCCAGAGGGATTTGCTGGACCAGCTGATGTTCACCGACAAGGAGCTGGCCTACGTGCTGCTCTGGACCTTCGTCCGCACGCTCTCCGATCGGCTCCGGGAGAGCAATGACCGGCTCAAGCTCTTCTTCGCCACCTCCCGCTTCTAG
- a CDS encoding S8 family peptidase yields MRDGTPFWAAAALSFTAWGGGPSQDLPALAAVHSPHVRHEGRFLRNPNPVRGQYIVVMKQGEEKAPAIEQAALDLAGRYRGQMGRTFHHALRGFVVTMAEADAQSLAKDPGVAYVEEDGWAYPEAVQTGATWGLDRVDQRNLPLNGGYTYQNNAMGSGVHVYVIDTGIFANHFDFGGRVSLDYTAVDDGNGAGDCNGHGTHVAGTIGGTTYGLAKAARLHSVRVFGCSGGTTWSTIIGAVDWVTAHHTQPAVVNMSLGGGATQAVDDAVSNSVAAGIVYAVAAGNNASDACGFSPARTPAALTVGATENTDARASYSNFGPCVDLFAPGTDITSTWMGSIVATSKLSGTSMASPHVAGAAAMYLSTVPTATPAQVESALLGNATLDRVTNVGVGSPNRLLYSAFTGLNPASACTGQTPPGATAWQQYSTDGIYLDVNTGQCGFISTPVYFTSLGGLSGHWTTTGATSIYSATPAGFRVYVRAPGITPALANQEGWHLNWQAAPNSPQSTVCAGQTTNSTPWQQYGTDGIYLDVNTTQCGFTSTPLYFTSLDGLSNHWVTTGATSIYSPTPTGFRVYIHSPGITPTLASQLGWHLNWQAAPNNLQVGNVCTGQTPQGATVWQQYSTDGIYLDVDASACSLSSAPRYLTSLGGLSRHWETTGATSIYSPTPTGFRVYVHFPGITPTLANEYGWHLNWIRR; encoded by the coding sequence ATGCGTGATGGCACTCCCTTCTGGGCTGCGGCGGCCCTGAGCTTTACCGCCTGGGGAGGCGGACCCTCCCAGGACCTCCCAGCCCTCGCGGCGGTGCATTCCCCGCACGTGCGGCACGAGGGGCGGTTTCTCCGCAATCCGAATCCTGTCCGGGGCCAGTACATCGTTGTGATGAAGCAGGGCGAGGAGAAGGCCCCGGCCATCGAGCAGGCCGCGCTGGACCTCGCGGGCCGCTATCGCGGCCAGATGGGCCGTACCTTTCACCACGCGCTGCGCGGCTTCGTGGTGACGATGGCCGAGGCGGATGCCCAGTCCCTGGCGAAGGATCCGGGGGTGGCGTACGTGGAGGAGGATGGCTGGGCCTATCCGGAGGCGGTCCAGACGGGCGCCACCTGGGGCCTTGACCGGGTGGACCAGCGGAACCTTCCGCTGAACGGCGGGTACACCTATCAGAACAACGCCATGGGCAGTGGTGTGCACGTGTATGTCATCGACACGGGCATCTTCGCCAACCACTTCGATTTCGGCGGGCGCGTCTCGCTGGACTACACCGCCGTCGACGATGGCAATGGCGCAGGGGACTGCAACGGCCACGGCACCCACGTGGCTGGCACCATTGGTGGCACCACGTACGGTCTTGCCAAGGCCGCGCGTTTGCACTCGGTACGGGTGTTCGGGTGCTCAGGTGGCACCACGTGGTCCACGATCATTGGGGCCGTGGATTGGGTGACGGCCCACCACACCCAGCCCGCGGTGGTGAACATGAGCCTGGGCGGGGGCGCCACCCAGGCCGTGGATGATGCCGTCAGCAACTCCGTGGCCGCTGGCATCGTTTACGCAGTGGCCGCGGGCAACAATGCCTCGGATGCGTGTGGGTTCTCGCCGGCACGCACGCCCGCGGCCCTCACGGTGGGGGCCACGGAGAACACCGACGCGCGCGCCTCTTACTCAAACTTCGGTCCGTGCGTGGACCTCTTCGCGCCTGGCACGGACATCACGTCCACCTGGATGGGCAGCATCGTCGCCACCAGCAAGCTCAGCGGGACGTCCATGGCCTCCCCGCATGTGGCGGGCGCGGCGGCGATGTACCTGAGCACGGTTCCCACCGCCACCCCGGCTCAGGTGGAGAGCGCGCTGCTTGGGAATGCCACCTTGGATCGGGTCACCAATGTGGGCGTGGGCTCTCCCAACCGGTTGCTCTACTCGGCCTTCACGGGCCTCAACCCGGCCTCCGCCTGCACGGGACAGACGCCGCCGGGGGCCACGGCCTGGCAGCAGTACAGCACCGACGGCATCTACCTCGACGTGAACACTGGCCAGTGTGGCTTCATCTCGACGCCTGTGTACTTCACGTCCCTGGGGGGCCTGAGTGGTCACTGGACGACCACGGGCGCCACCTCGATCTACTCAGCAACCCCCGCGGGTTTCCGCGTCTACGTCCGTGCTCCAGGCATCACCCCCGCGCTGGCCAACCAGGAGGGCTGGCATCTCAACTGGCAGGCCGCGCCGAATTCTCCGCAGTCGACGGTCTGCGCTGGCCAGACGACGAACAGTACGCCCTGGCAGCAGTACGGCACCGATGGCATCTACCTCGACGTGAACACCACCCAGTGCGGCTTCACGTCGACGCCGCTGTATTTCACGTCCCTGGATGGGCTGAGCAACCATTGGGTGACCACAGGCGCGACGTCGATCTACTCACCGACGCCCACGGGGTTTCGCGTCTACATCCATTCCCCGGGCATCACCCCCACGCTGGCCAGCCAGCTCGGTTGGCACCTCAATTGGCAGGCCGCGCCGAACAACCTCCAGGTTGGCAACGTTTGCACCGGACAGACGCCGCAGGGGGCCACGGTCTGGCAGCAGTACAGCACCGACGGCATCTACCTCGACGTGGACGCCTCTGCTTGCAGTCTTTCTTCAGCGCCGAGGTACCTCACGTCCCTGGGGGGACTGAGTCGCCATTGGGAGACCACAGGCGCGACGTCGATCTACTCACCGACGCCCACGGGCTTCCGCGTCTACGTCCACTTCCCGGGGATCACCCCCACGCTGGCCAATGAGTATGGATGGCACCTCAACTGGATCCGGAGGTAG
- a CDS encoding YiiX/YebB-like N1pC/P60 family cysteine hydrolase has protein sequence MTCPSLLLALLVLAGAPSTPAASTAPLPPQAPPPAVPGSLDVYSLDPGSFEFLAKQDLQALQRHAAGLRALQEQLRAQRALYTQDQDTPYTPEQKRTLLTTWASLFDYFVSTEVIRQRYWNFVKVPSLTQPVKHGWGFLLTHVALTTELAHGLTYAELTNGRKQLEVLLDEPAPEYGVPARAFTQFKEKVIHVSTAAQLFTGDSYREQVRPLLKKAGAQHSALTAWAFQEMKAASQVARGKLLQRGPSFFTVAAKDLVQDSATNALFPVQRSVAEWMGDTRVLRVGKPLISREQVLAVLEKTQPGDILVARQNWYLSNIGLPGFWPHAELYVGTPEQLSAHFDGDADVKAWLATLPGQPQTLGEHLARLFPEKWARYRGQDEHGDPFRIIESISEGVSFTGPEHGMRVDYLGVLRPRLSLREKAQAIVRAFTYQGRPYDFNFDFFSDSTLVCTELVYKSYAPSQDMKGLRIGLVDVAGRRTLPANELVKLFDQEYGLPERQLDFVAFLDGREEGQAAIEGDVLSFRQSYRRMKWDIAQK, from the coding sequence ATGACCTGCCCGTCCCTCCTGCTTGCCCTGCTCGTGCTTGCGGGCGCCCCTTCGACACCGGCCGCTTCCACGGCCCCTCTCCCCCCCCAAGCCCCCCCGCCCGCCGTGCCCGGGAGCCTGGATGTCTACAGCCTGGATCCGGGCTCCTTCGAGTTCCTGGCCAAACAGGATCTCCAGGCACTCCAGCGCCACGCCGCCGGTCTCCGGGCGCTTCAGGAGCAGCTCCGCGCGCAGCGCGCCCTCTACACGCAAGATCAGGACACCCCCTATACCCCCGAGCAGAAGCGCACCCTGCTCACCACCTGGGCCTCCCTCTTCGACTACTTCGTCTCCACGGAGGTCATCCGCCAGCGCTACTGGAACTTCGTGAAGGTGCCCTCGCTCACCCAGCCGGTGAAGCACGGCTGGGGCTTCCTGCTCACCCACGTGGCGCTCACCACGGAGCTGGCCCACGGGCTCACCTACGCGGAGCTGACGAACGGCCGCAAGCAACTCGAGGTGCTCCTGGATGAGCCCGCGCCCGAGTACGGTGTCCCCGCCCGCGCCTTCACCCAGTTCAAGGAGAAGGTCATCCACGTCTCCACCGCGGCCCAGCTCTTCACCGGCGACAGCTACCGGGAGCAGGTCCGCCCCCTCCTGAAGAAGGCGGGAGCGCAACACTCCGCCCTGACGGCCTGGGCCTTCCAGGAGATGAAGGCGGCCTCCCAGGTGGCCCGCGGCAAGCTCCTCCAGCGGGGGCCTTCCTTCTTCACCGTGGCGGCCAAGGACCTCGTCCAGGACAGTGCCACGAACGCCCTCTTTCCCGTGCAGCGCTCCGTGGCCGAGTGGATGGGGGACACGCGCGTGCTGCGCGTGGGCAAGCCCCTCATCTCCCGCGAGCAAGTCCTCGCCGTGCTGGAGAAGACCCAGCCGGGAGACATCCTCGTCGCCCGGCAGAACTGGTACCTCTCCAACATCGGCCTGCCGGGCTTCTGGCCCCATGCGGAGCTGTACGTGGGCACCCCGGAGCAGCTCTCTGCCCACTTCGACGGCGACGCGGACGTGAAGGCGTGGCTGGCCACCCTGCCCGGACAACCCCAGACGCTCGGCGAGCACCTGGCCCGGCTCTTTCCGGAGAAGTGGGCGCGCTACCGGGGCCAGGACGAGCACGGAGACCCCTTCCGCATCATCGAGTCCATCAGCGAAGGCGTCTCCTTCACCGGCCCCGAGCACGGCATGCGCGTGGACTACCTGGGCGTCCTCAGGCCCCGGCTCTCCCTCCGGGAAAAGGCCCAGGCCATCGTGCGGGCGTTCACCTACCAGGGCCGTCCGTACGACTTCAACTTCGACTTCTTCTCGGACTCGACGCTGGTGTGCACGGAGCTCGTCTACAAGTCCTACGCTCCCTCCCAGGACATGAAGGGCCTGCGCATCGGCCTGGTGGACGTGGCCGGCCGGCGGACCCTGCCCGCCAACGAGCTCGTCAAGCTGTTCGATCAGGAGTACGGCCTTCCGGAGCGCCAGCTCGACTTCGTCGCCTTTCTGGATGGACGCGAGGAGGGGCAGGCCGCTATCGAAGGAGACGTCCTCTCCTTCCGCCAGAGCTACCGGCGGATGAAATGGGACATCGCCCAGAAGTAA
- a CDS encoding alpha/beta hydrolase family protein: protein MNPLWMLDAPPPPANARLPYGDGEHHFGELRLPPGVGPHPVVLVVHGGFWRARYNLEHAGHLCADLARRGFATWNLEYRRVGHPGGGWPGTLEDVARGADHLRTLADAWPLDLNRVVVLGHSAGGHLVLWLAARHRLRPGQPHHSPSPLQMRGVVPLAAVSDLVRAQELGLGDGIVEAFLGGTPSQLPEPYQLGSPMALVPLGVRQVLLHGAKDDIVPLSLSVAYQARAAALGDDVQLVTLPNAAHFEVINPLAPEWEQVVEAIRSLM, encoded by the coding sequence ATGAATCCTCTCTGGATGCTCGACGCGCCGCCTCCGCCCGCGAACGCCCGGCTGCCCTATGGCGACGGAGAACACCACTTCGGCGAGTTGCGCCTGCCCCCGGGTGTTGGCCCCCATCCCGTCGTGCTGGTGGTGCACGGAGGCTTCTGGCGCGCCCGGTACAACCTGGAGCACGCGGGGCACCTGTGCGCGGATCTCGCGCGGAGGGGCTTCGCGACCTGGAACCTGGAGTACCGGCGCGTGGGCCACCCCGGAGGCGGCTGGCCCGGAACCCTGGAGGATGTCGCGCGGGGCGCCGACCACTTGCGGACCCTCGCGGACGCCTGGCCGCTGGACCTGAACCGGGTGGTCGTGCTCGGACACTCGGCGGGAGGCCACCTCGTCCTGTGGCTCGCCGCGCGCCATCGCCTCCGCCCCGGACAACCGCACCACAGCCCCTCGCCGCTCCAGATGCGCGGCGTCGTCCCGCTCGCGGCGGTATCGGACCTTGTGCGTGCCCAGGAACTGGGCCTGGGGGACGGCATCGTCGAGGCATTCCTCGGGGGCACGCCCTCCCAGCTCCCCGAGCCCTACCAGCTGGGCTCCCCGATGGCGCTGGTCCCGCTGGGTGTCCGCCAGGTGCTCCTGCACGGCGCCAAGGACGACATTGTCCCACTTTCGCTGAGCGTGGCCTACCAGGCCCGTGCCGCCGCGCTGGGAGATGACGTCCAGCTCGTCACCCTGCCCAACGCCGCGCACTTCGAGGTCATCAACCCACTGGCTCCGGAATGGGAACAGGTGGTGGAGGCCATCCGCTCGTTGATGTGA
- a CDS encoding DUF2795 domain-containing protein, whose product MAYGQAENPALSIPPHLDAVEYPVWREQLAKAAADNGAPIDVINVFKCLPRPQYESKEQVLRDLAEAARRFAMGNLRDDDGVSRDRRNIGRDLVENAPPGNSRHP is encoded by the coding sequence ATGGCTTACGGACAGGCGGAGAACCCAGCGCTCTCGATTCCCCCCCACCTGGATGCGGTGGAGTATCCAGTATGGCGTGAGCAACTCGCCAAGGCGGCCGCGGACAATGGCGCCCCCATAGACGTCATTAACGTCTTCAAGTGTCTGCCGCGCCCGCAGTACGAATCCAAGGAGCAAGTGCTCCGCGATCTGGCCGAGGCGGCGCGGCGGTTCGCCATGGGGAATCTCCGGGACGATGACGGGGTGTCGCGGGACCGGCGCAACATCGGCAGGGATCTGGTGGAGAACGCTCCCCCGGGTAACTCGCGCCATCCCTGA
- a CDS encoding CoA-binding protein produces the protein MNFRDNLIESDAGIERVVKGSKRVAVLGIKTEQQAGQPALYVPEYLVKAGVEVVPVPVYYPDVTHILGKPVFRRLVDIPGEVDLVDVFRRPQDINAHVDDILAKKPKAVWFQSGIRHDEAAETLARAGIQVVQDRCLMVEHRRFSFR, from the coding sequence ATGAACTTCCGGGACAACCTCATCGAGAGTGATGCAGGCATCGAGCGCGTGGTGAAGGGCTCGAAGCGCGTGGCGGTGCTGGGCATCAAGACAGAGCAGCAGGCGGGGCAGCCCGCCCTTTATGTGCCGGAGTACCTGGTCAAGGCCGGGGTGGAGGTGGTGCCGGTCCCCGTCTATTACCCGGATGTGACGCACATCCTGGGCAAGCCGGTGTTCCGGCGGCTGGTGGACATTCCCGGAGAGGTGGATCTGGTGGATGTGTTCCGGCGCCCTCAGGACATCAATGCACACGTAGACGACATCCTCGCCAAGAAGCCGAAGGCGGTGTGGTTCCAGTCCGGAATCCGCCATGACGAAGCGGCCGAGACGCTGGCCAGGGCGGGCATTCAAGTGGTCCAGGACCGGTGCCTGATGGTGGAGCACCGGCGTTTCAGCTTCCGCTGA
- the moaC gene encoding cyclic pyranopterin monophosphate synthase MoaC yields MKMVDVGGKKKTGRVAVAIARLRMLAATLERIQQGKVEKGDVLAAARLAGIMAAKRTPDVVPLCHPIALSGVEVTLAPFEAGLEVRVEVRTVDRTGVEMEALTAACAAALTVYDMCKSVDRGMVIENVQLEHKSGGRSGTWNRTPPATQRRAPRKR; encoded by the coding sequence GTGAAGATGGTGGATGTGGGCGGCAAGAAGAAGACCGGGCGGGTGGCGGTGGCCATCGCTCGCCTGCGGATGCTCGCCGCGACGCTCGAGCGCATCCAACAGGGCAAGGTGGAGAAGGGGGATGTGCTGGCCGCGGCGCGGCTCGCGGGCATCATGGCCGCCAAGCGGACCCCGGATGTGGTGCCGCTGTGCCACCCCATCGCGCTCTCCGGGGTGGAGGTGACGCTGGCCCCGTTCGAGGCGGGGCTGGAGGTGCGCGTGGAAGTGCGCACGGTGGACCGCACGGGCGTGGAGATGGAGGCGCTCACGGCGGCGTGCGCGGCGGCCCTCACCGTCTACGACATGTGTAAGAGCGTGGACCGGGGCATGGTCATCGAGAACGTACAGCTCGAGCACAAGTCCGGAGGCCGCTCGGGCACCTGGAACCGGACGCCCCCGGCGACCCAGCGCCGGGCCCCCCGGAAGCGCTAG
- the trxB gene encoding thioredoxin-disulfide reductase, translating to MADEKINKVTIIGSGPAGYTAAVYAARANLEPVVFAGGPTMEDPQRVPGGQLMVTTDVENYPGFPEGITGPELMERFQKQAERFGTQIHMENVVKVDLSSRPFLIQGESASYRSEAIIIATGASAKWLNVKGEDRYKNRGVSACATCDGAFYKKQDVLVVGGGDTAMEEATYLAKIVNRVTLLHRRDTLRASKIMQERVLKNPKITVMWNSAVDEVVGNEKGMTGAVVRNLKTNDTQLLNATGLFVAIGHTPNTHLFQGVLETHPSGYLKTVPGSTRTNIEGVFACGDVQDSTYRQAITAAGTGCMAAIEAERWLIEQGK from the coding sequence GTGGCGGACGAGAAGATCAACAAGGTCACCATCATTGGCTCAGGGCCCGCGGGCTACACCGCGGCCGTTTATGCGGCGCGCGCCAACTTGGAGCCGGTGGTGTTCGCGGGCGGCCCCACCATGGAGGATCCGCAGCGGGTCCCGGGCGGCCAACTCATGGTCACCACGGATGTCGAGAACTACCCAGGGTTCCCCGAGGGCATTACCGGTCCGGAGCTGATGGAGCGCTTCCAGAAGCAGGCCGAGCGCTTTGGCACCCAGATCCACATGGAGAACGTCGTCAAGGTGGACCTCTCCTCGCGCCCCTTCCTCATCCAGGGCGAGAGCGCCAGCTACCGCTCGGAGGCGATCATCATCGCCACGGGGGCCTCCGCCAAGTGGCTGAACGTCAAGGGAGAGGACCGCTACAAGAACCGGGGTGTGTCCGCGTGTGCCACGTGTGACGGGGCCTTCTACAAGAAGCAGGACGTGTTGGTGGTGGGCGGTGGCGACACGGCCATGGAGGAGGCCACCTATCTGGCGAAGATCGTCAACCGCGTCACCTTGTTGCACCGGCGGGACACCCTGCGCGCCTCGAAGATCATGCAGGAGCGTGTGCTGAAGAACCCGAAGATCACCGTCATGTGGAACAGCGCGGTGGACGAGGTGGTGGGCAACGAGAAGGGGATGACGGGCGCCGTGGTGCGCAACCTGAAGACGAACGACACCCAACTGCTCAACGCCACGGGACTGTTCGTCGCCATCGGCCACACGCCCAACACGCACCTCTTCCAGGGCGTGCTGGAGACGCACCCGAGCGGCTATCTGAAGACGGTGCCGGGCTCCACCCGCACGAATATCGAAGGGGTGTTTGCCTGTGGGGATGTGCAGGACAGCACCTACCGGCAGGCCATCACCGCTGCGGGCACGGGGTGTATGGCCGCCATCGAAGCGGAGCGCTGGCTCATCGAACAGGGCAAGTGA